The DNA sequence AAGCCGAGGATCCCGCCTTCGTGACCCCAGAACTCCCCGCACGACAACGGGATGCGGCCCACGCCCAAGCCGTAGCGGGCGCCCGGGACGCCGAGCTCGGCCGGGACCGTGCGCCGCATCTCGGCGAGCTGGGCCGGGCGCAGGAGCTGCCCGCCGAAGAGCGCGCCGTAGAACCGGTCGAGGTCGGCCGGGGTCGAGACGAGCCCGCCGGCCGCCCACGCCATCGTCGTCTCGTAGTCGCTGAAGTCGGCCGGTTCCCCGCCGATCGGCACGTAACCGACGGCGTGCGGCGCGGGCAGCTCCTCGTCGCCGCGGCGGGGCAAGTACGTGTCACGCAAGCCCAGCGGCCGGGTGATGCGGTGTGCGATCGATGCGTCCAGCGGAAGTCCCGTGACGCGTTCGGCGAGCATCCCGGCGACGACGTAGTTCGTGTTGGAGTACGACCAGCTCGTGCCGGGCGCGAACAGCGCGGGGTGCTTCAGCGCCATCGCCACCAGCTCGGCCGGGGCCGCGCCGCGGTGGCGCAGCTGCTCCGGATCGTCCAGGGGCAGGTCGTCGGTGTAGTTGTAGAGCCCGCTCGTGTGCTGCAGCAGCTGACGCACGGTGATCCGCCGGTCGGGCAGCAGCCCGGGCAGGTACCGCTCGACGGGGGCGTCCAGGTGCACCCGGCCCTCGCCGGCGAGCTGCAGGACGACGGTCGCCACGAACGACTTGGTGACGCTGCCCGCGCGGAACGAACCGTTGCGCGGGAACGGTTTCCCGGTCGTGACGTCACCCGCGCCGCTGCGCACCACCCGCGTCCGGTGGCCGTCCTGGAGCACCGCTTCGGCGCCCGGCACGCCGTCCTGCGCGGTGAGCACGTCCAGGCTCGCTCGCACCGGATCGGCGGCCGCGAGCGCCGGTGCCGCGGTGGTCGCCGCGAGCAGCACGACCAGCGTGCCGGCGGCGACGGTCCGCACTGACTTCCGCATGGGAAAACCCCCTGGTGTCTCGGTCTTCCCCACGCTAGGGAGCCGGGACGCCAGGGGGCATGGGGCAGGCCGCCGGACCGGACCGGGGGCCTGCCCTACCGGGTCAGCGCAGCTTCAGGGCCCGCTTCAGGGTCCCGAACAGGTCGGTCTGGTTGGTCAGCCCGACGATGTTGGCCGCCTGCGGGCCGAGACCCGCGATGCGCACCTGGGTGCCGGTGTGCGACTGCGAGCCGCCGGTCTCCGCGGTGCCGTAGGCCAGGGTCATGTTCGCGCCCTCGTTGGTGACGAGCGTCGCGGTCAGGCCCGGGGTGGCCGTGGGCTCGACGATCTGGCTGCTGTGGCCGTGGTCGGCGGTCACCAGCACCAGGGTGTCGGGGTGGCTGCGGGCGAACGCCGTGCCCGCCGCGATCGCCGCGTCGAAGTCGACCGTCTCGCCGATCTGGCCGCACGGGTCGGCCGCGTGGTCCTGCTTGTCGATGCTCGCGCCCTCGACCTGGAGGAAGAAGCCCTTGTCCGCGCGGCGGTCGTCGAGCAGCTCCAGCGCCTTGCGGGTCTGGTCGGCCAGCTTCGGCTGGGCCGCCGGCAGCTTCGGGTTCGGGGTGCAGCGGGCCGGCGCGGTGCCGCCGTGG is a window from the Amycolatopsis sp. cg9 genome containing:
- a CDS encoding serine hydrolase domain-containing protein, whose protein sequence is MRKSVRTVAAGTLVVLLAATTAAPALAAADPVRASLDVLTAQDGVPGAEAVLQDGHRTRVVRSGAGDVTTGKPFPRNGSFRAGSVTKSFVATVVLQLAGEGRVHLDAPVERYLPGLLPDRRITVRQLLQHTSGLYNYTDDLPLDDPEQLRHRGAAPAELVAMALKHPALFAPGTSWSYSNTNYVVAGMLAERVTGLPLDASIAHRITRPLGLRDTYLPRRGDEELPAPHAVGYVPIGGEPADFSDYETTMAWAAGGLVSTPADLDRFYGALFGGQLLRPAQLAEMRRTVPAELGVPGARYGLGVGRIPLSCGEFWGHEGGILGFTNLAGVGPGGRRVTVVLNENPTPVAANEHLLAATDAAVCSGQ